A stretch of DNA from Micromonospora sp. WMMD1155:
AACCCGACCTTCGGGGTGGCACCCACCGCGGTGTTGGTCAGCGCCTCCAACGCGGTCCAGGTCGTCCCGTCGGCCGAGTACGACGCGGTGAACGTGTCACCGGTGCGGGCCAACCGGAGGTGCCACACGGCACTGGTCAGGCTGGCCGCCTCCGGCTGCGGGTTCTGGACCGCCCCGGCGATCTCGCTGCGGAACTCGATCCGCCGCGTCACCGCCGAGCCGGCCTGGTTGTCCGCGATGAAGTCGAACTTCAGGTAGTTGTCGTCGTCCGCCTGCACGAGCAGACCGGCCTGCTGGTACTGCTCGTTCAGCAGACTGCCGTCGACCTTCGTCTCCAGGGTCCAGTCGCCCGAGGGCGCGGTCTGGAGGATGAAGTTCTTCGGCCCGGTGTTGTCGGTGCCGTAGATGTCACCGTTGGGCACGTCGATGCGCAGCGCGCCACCGGTGACCCGGTAACCGGTCGGGTCCTCCCGAAGGATCGCGTCCCACCGGCACTTGTCCAAGGTGTCGCCGTTGAACTCGTCCGACGGGTCGACCGGACCGGCCGGGGCGTCCGGCGTGACCTGGAACGAATCGAAGGCCGCGTCGACGACCGGTGCCTCGGTGCCGCCGTTGAGGGCGAAGACCCCGATGCGCGGGTTGGTGATGCCGGCGAGCGCGGCCGAACGGCCGACCGGGGTGAAGGTCTGTCCGTCGGCCGAGACGGCCGCCGTCAGGTTCGTCCCGTCGCTGGTGACCCGCAGGTACACGGTGTCACCCGCCGGTGCGTTGGTGGCGTCGGCGGCCTCGTTGCGAGGCGTGCCGGCCGTCTCCCGGATGAACTCCACCCGACGGCTGCCGTTGTACAGCAGGTCCACCTTGGCGTAGTTGTCGTCGTCGCCGTACACCAGCAGACCGGCCTGCTGGTAGTTGGCCGTCACCGGAAGCGTGACCTTGGTGGTCATCTCCCAGGCGCCGGTCGGTGCCGCCTGGAGCACCAGGTTGGTGGCGTCGTTGCGAGCGCCGTAGAGGTCACCCACCGCGGTGGGCAGCCGCAGCGCGCCGCCACTGAGCGAGTAGAGCTGGTTCTCCCGGATGACGCTGGTCCAGCGCTCCTTGTCGAGGCTGTTGCCGTTGAAGTCGTCCGAACGCGCCCCGAAGCAGGACGTGTCCGGAGCGTCCACCCGCACCGGCACCGTGGCGTACGCCTTGGCGCCCTTGCTGTCGGTCACCGTGAGGGTGGCCGTGAACGTGCCCGCGGTGGTGTAGGTGTGGCTGGCGTCCAGAGTGGTCGCCGTGCCACCGTCACCGAAGTCCCAGGCGTACGTCAACGGGGTGTCGCCCTCGGCGTCGGTGGCCGTGCCGTCGAAGGCGACGGTGACCGGTGCGGTGCCGGTGGCCGGGTTGGCCGTGGCGCTGACCACCGGCGGCGCGTTCTCGGTGACACCGCGGCCGACGAAGTCCATCCAGTTGACGTTGAACAGCGAACCGGTGCCGCCGTTCGGGTCGCGGGCCAGGAAGTACAGCGAGCCGCTCGCGGCACCGGTGACCGGCGCGCTCACGTCCGTGTACGTCTGCCACCCGCCGGTGGCCGGCACGGTGGCCGTGGCGACCACCGGTCCGTCGACCGCACCCGCGCGGACCTCGATCCGACCACCCGCAGCGGCCGAGGCCGCCCGGAAGCGGATCTCGGTGATGTTGGTCAGGTTCGCCGGAGCGACCGACCACCAGTCACCGTCCTCGATGAACGCGATGCTCTGACCGCCGCCGGCGGGGTCGGTGGCGGCTTCCCGCTGCACGCCGGCGTCACCGCCGCCGGTGCTCACCGGAGCGCGCCCGGTGGCGGTGAAGAACTCGGCCTGCTTGCGCTTGGGCTGCAGGACCTCGATCACCCGACCGGTGAGCGGGCTGGCCCCGCCGGCGCCACCGTCATCGGTGTAGGTGGCCTCGAAGACCGCGAACACGTTCGCCTCGGCGCCGTGCCCGGAGGCGAGCGACGTCTGGACGGTGCCGGTGCAGCCGGTGTGCTGCTCCAGCGGGTGGGCGTGCTCGTCGTGGCCCAGCAGGACCTGGAGGTTCACCCGGTCACAGTCGATCTCCCCGTCCTCCGGGTCGGTCACCTTGATCGAGTAGCGGACCTGGTCACCCCACTCGAAGAACCCACCGTCCGGCGGGAACTCGATCGTCACAGTCGGGGACGTGTTGCCCACGGTGATCGGCACGTTGGCCACCGCGGTACGGCCCTTCGGGTTGGTGACGGTGAGCTGGGCGGTGTAGTTGCCCGCCGCGGCGTAGGTGTGCGTCGGGTTCGCCTCGGTGGAGGTCTGCCCGTCGCCGAAGGTCCAGGCGTAGGTGAGCGTGCCACCGTCCGGGTCCCGGGATCCGGCACTGGAGAAGGTGACCGTCAACGGTGCCGCACCCGAGGTCGGGGTGGCGGACGCCGCCGCGATCGGCGCGCGGTCACCGGCGGTGTAGTCGATCCGGTAGACGCCCGAGTTGTCGTTGTTGCCGCCGAAGCCGCTGCCCCACTCGATCAGGTACAGCGCGCCGTCGGGGCCGAACTCGAAGTCCATCGGCCGGATCATGCTCATGCCGGTGAGCAGCTGGTTGATGTCCACAAGAGACTTGCCGTCGGCAGTCACCTGCATCGTGTACATCTTGTTCTGGTTCCACTCGCCGAGCAGCGCCTTGCCGTCGTAGTACGCCGGCCACTTGCGGGTGGAGTCGAGGTCGGCGTCGTAGCGGTAGACCGGGCCACCCATCGGGGCGCCACCGCCGCCGATCTCCGGGTAGCGCGCGTCACCGGCGTACCCGTAGTCGACGGTCGCCGGGACGACCGGCGGGAGGTTGGTCAGACCGGTGTTGTTGGGCGAGTTGTTGACCGGTGCGGCGCAGTCGAACTTCGGGCCGCTCGGACCGGACGGGAACGTGTAGTCGTTGTACGCCTCGTTCGTGCCCGTGCAGTACGGCCAGCCGTAGTTGCCCGGGGTGACGATGTTCCACTCGACCAGACCGCGCGGGCCCCGGTTCGGGTTGTCCGAGTTGGCGTCCGGACCGTAGTCGCCGACGTACAGCGTGTTGGTCTTCGGGTCGGTGCCGATCCGGAACGGGTTGCGGAAGCCCATCGCGTAGATCTCGGGACGGGTCTTCTCGGTGCCCGCCGGGAAGAGGTTGCCGGCCGGAACGGTGTACGTTCCGTCGTCCTCCGGGTGGATCCGGATCACCTTGCCGCGCAGGTCGTTCGTGTTGGCCGAGGTGCGCTGCGCGTCGTAGTCCTGGCGGCCCGCCCGCTCGTCGATCGGCGTGTACGAGTTCGACTCGAACGGGTTGGTGTTGTCACCGGTGGCCAGGTAGAGGTTGCCCTCGCTGTCGAACGTCATGCTGCCGCCGGCGTGGCAGCAGGTGTTGCGCTGGGTGTCGACCCGCAGCACCTGCTTCTCACTGGCCGGGTTGATGGTGTCGCCGGTCACCGTGAACCGGGACAGCAGGTTGCGGGCGACCCCGTCGTTCGGGGCATAGTACAGGTACACCCAGTTGTTGGTGGCGAAGTCCGGGTCGAGCCGGATGCCGATCAGGCCGTCCTCGTTGCCGGTGAAGACGTCCAGGTCGACGGCGGTGACGGTGTTGCCGGTGTCCGGCTTGATGATCTGCACGCGACCGTCACGCTCGATGTAGAAGACCCGCCCGTCGGGGGCGATGTCCAACTCCATCGGGTTGCTGGTGTTGCTGTCCAGCGCCACCTTCTCGAAGTTCGAGGTCTTCGAGGCGCCGCAGTCGGCGTCCTGGACACCTGCCGCGGTGCGGATGCCGCCGAGCAGGTGGGAGAGGAAGCCGGGCTCGGCGTACGACTCCCGGGTGTGGCCGCCGCCGGTGTACCAGGAACGACCACCGTCGTAGTCCTGACACCAGGCGATCGGGTGGTCGGCGCCCATCGCGCCGGCACCGGCCGTGTAGCTCTTCTCGTCCAGGCTGGCCAGCACGTGCACGTCCGGCCGCGGGTTGGTCTGGTAGTTGTACCACTCGTCGAAGCGGGACCAGCGGTCCGGC
This window harbors:
- a CDS encoding ThuA domain-containing protein, producing the protein MSRSRRARVPITATLISLAMASTTLFGTPAQAAAQVPPREAPAGAPVSQVVPKAPKAAADPFSVLIFSKTAGFRHDSIPTGIAAIQQLGAANGFTVDNSEDGAAFNDANLAKYKAVIWLSTTGDVLNAEQQAAFERYVKAGGGYVGIHAASDTEYNWPWYGDLVGAYFANHPQNQQATVKVEDHAHPSTAELPDRWSRFDEWYNYQTNPRPDVHVLASLDEKSYTAGAGAMGADHPIAWCQDYDGGRSWYTGGGHTRESYAEPGFLSHLLGGIRTAAGVQDADCGASKTSNFEKVALDSNTSNPMELDIAPDGRVFYIERDGRVQIIKPDTGNTVTAVDLDVFTGNEDGLIGIRLDPDFATNNWVYLYYAPNDGVARNLLSRFTVTGDTINPASEKQVLRVDTQRNTCCHAGGSMTFDSEGNLYLATGDNTNPFESNSYTPIDERAGRQDYDAQRTSANTNDLRGKVIRIHPEDDGTYTVPAGNLFPAGTEKTRPEIYAMGFRNPFRIGTDPKTNTLYVGDYGPDANSDNPNRGPRGLVEWNIVTPGNYGWPYCTGTNEAYNDYTFPSGPSGPKFDCAAPVNNSPNNTGLTNLPPVVPATVDYGYAGDARYPEIGGGGAPMGGPVYRYDADLDSTRKWPAYYDGKALLGEWNQNKMYTMQVTADGKSLVDINQLLTGMSMIRPMDFEFGPDGALYLIEWGSGFGGNNDNSGVYRIDYTAGDRAPIAAASATPTSGAAPLTVTFSSAGSRDPDGGTLTYAWTFGDGQTSTEANPTHTYAAAGNYTAQLTVTNPKGRTAVANVPITVGNTSPTVTIEFPPDGGFFEWGDQVRYSIKVTDPEDGEIDCDRVNLQVLLGHDEHAHPLEQHTGCTGTVQTSLASGHGAEANVFAVFEATYTDDGGAGGASPLTGRVIEVLQPKRKQAEFFTATGRAPVSTGGGDAGVQREAATDPAGGGQSIAFIEDGDWWSVAPANLTNITEIRFRAASAAAGGRIEVRAGAVDGPVVATATVPATGGWQTYTDVSAPVTGAASGSLYFLARDPNGGTGSLFNVNWMDFVGRGVTENAPPVVSATANPATGTAPVTVAFDGTATDAEGDTPLTYAWDFGDGGTATTLDASHTYTTAGTFTATLTVTDSKGAKAYATVPVRVDAPDTSCFGARSDDFNGNSLDKERWTSVIRENQLYSLSGGALRLPTAVGDLYGARNDATNLVLQAAPTGAWEMTTKVTLPVTANYQQAGLLVYGDDDNYAKVDLLYNGSRRVEFIRETAGTPRNEAADATNAPAGDTVYLRVTSDGTNLTAAVSADGQTFTPVGRSAALAGITNPRIGVFALNGGTEAPVVDAAFDSFQVTPDAPAGPVDPSDEFNGDTLDKCRWDAILREDPTGYRVTGGALRIDVPNGDIYGTDNTGPKNFILQTAPSGDWTLETKVDGSLLNEQYQQAGLLVQADDDNYLKFDFIADNQAGSAVTRRIEFRSEIAGAVQNPQPEAASLTSAVWHLRLARTGDTFTASYSADGTTWTALEALTNTAVGATPKVGLFTLGANQTASKTAAFDYFRLSTEVADETAPVTTSSVSGTPTEGWYTGAVTVTLTAADEAGGSGLATTEYQLDGATTWTAYTAPVEVTGDGEHELRFRSTDKAGNVEATKTVSVKIDATAPVTTATFAPANDAGWHNGTIPVVLASTDAGSGVKTVEWSLDGGAWTPYTTPVEVTGDGQHELLYRSTDKAGNAETLKSAVLKIDGTKPTLLVSGIADGQLYGDSQDVRVSWQAVDPTSGIATVVGKLDGEAYASGTLQAMYELSLGLHELTVTATDKAGNETTSTVRFFVTTSFRDMQGLLDRFKATGRLSAKAHKQLTNKLDAVRKSEAAGDDKAAVRQLTAFRTLASDTALVGEAEVRDVLIRDADAMIVRLGGAASKAGVKANDGESVKGTGRLGGDATRLAPGRQL